The genomic interval TCGAGACACTGTTCGATCCCGAAATGGGGTCTCCTGGACTGGGTGTGCATTTCCTGGCCATGCTTGAGCAGGTTCGGGACAAAATGATCAGTATCACGCAGACCGAAGCGTTTGCTCCGATCTATATCAATATCAGTTCGGGCGAACCGGAAACTGTCATGGAGGAAGGCGATGGAGCCGAGCCAGGTCAAGCGGGTGCTTGAAGCCGCCTTGCTCGCGGCGCGCGAGCCGATGTCGCCGCACGATATGAAGCGTATGTTCGACGAGGAGCTGTCGACGGACATGCTGCGCAAGCTGCTCGACGAACTGCGCGAGGACTGGGGCGAGCGGCCGGTCGAATTGATTCAGCTTGCATCCGGCTGGCGTTTCAGGACGCGGGCCGAATACCTGCCCTATATCGAGCGCCTCAATCCGGAGCGTCCGCCCAAGTATTCGCGGGCGGTGCTGGAAACCTTGGCCATCATCGCCTATCGTCAACCGGTGACCCGGGGCGATATTGAAGAAATCCGCGGGGTCGCGGTCAACGCCAACGTGATCAAGACACTCGAAGAGCGCGGTTGGATTGACGTGGTGGGCCATCGCGAAACACCCGGGCGACCNNNNNNNNNNAATCAGCCAGACACTGGAGCTGGAATAATGAAAAACAAACGCACACCATTCCGTCAATCCTCATCCAATTCCGACCCGGCGGCGGATCGTCCGCCGGAGGCCGGTCGCCGCGGTGCTGCACGTTCGCAGCGTGGTGCCGCACCGGTTGACGCTGCCGAAGCCAAACCGGCTCCGCGCCGCAAGCCGGCGCCCAATACCGGGGGCCGTGCCCATCGCGGCCAGGTCGCCCGTGATG from Candidatus Hydrogenedentota bacterium carries:
- a CDS encoding SMC-Scp complex subunit ScpB produces the protein MEPSQVKRVLEAALLAAREPMSPHDMKRMFDEELSTDMLRKLLDELREDWGERPVELIQLASGWRFRTRAEYLPYIERLNPERPPKYSRAVLETLAIIAYRQPVTRGDIEEIRGVAVNANVIKTLEERGWIDVVGHRETPGRP